The Rhabdothermincola sediminis sequence ACCGATCTCGGCCAGCACCTGCTCCACCGCGCGGATGTTGGCCTCCGGATCCGGGGCCGAGGCGTCGACCACGTGGACCAGCAGGTCAGCGTCCACCACCACATCGAGAGTGGACCGGAAGGCCTGCACGAGCTGGTGGGGCAGCTTGGTGATGAACCCCACGGTGTCGGTCAGCAGGACGGTCTCACCGCCGGGGAGGTGCAGCCGGCGGGTGGTGGCGTCGAGGGTGGCGAAGAGCCGGTCCTCGACCAGCACCCCGGCATCGGTGAGCCGGTTGAGCAACGTGGACTTGCCGGCGTTCGTGTAGCCGACGATGGCCACCAGGTGCAGGCTCGACCGTTGGCGGGCCTTGGCCTGGGTACGGCGGGTCCGGTCGATGCGGCGCAGGTCGGCTTCGAGCTTGTGCATCCGCCGCTCCAGGCGCCGGCGGTCGACCTCGAGCTGGGTCTCGCCGGGACCCCGGGTGCCGATGCCCGCCGCCTGCTGGCTGAGCGCCCGGCCCTTCCCCCGCAGGCGCGGCAGCCGGTATCGGAGTTGGGCCAGCTCGACCTGCGCCTTGCCCTCCTGGCTGTGGGCGTTCTGGGCGAAGATGTCGAGGATCACCGCGGTGCGGTCGAGCGCGGTGCGGCCCAGCTCCTTCTCCAGGTTGCGTTGCTGGGCCGGGGTGAGCTCGTCGTCGAACACCACCGTGTCCGCGTCGAGCTCCTCGCAGCGCTCCCGCAGCTCGGCCAACTTGCCCTTGCCGATGTAGGTGGCCGGATCGGGCGCCCCGCGCTGCTGGATCACCCGGTCGACCGCATCGGCTCCCGCGGTGTCGACCAGCAGCGCCAGCTCGTCGAGGGAGCGCTCGGTGTCCTCGCCGGTGTGGGGCGGGAGGGTCACGCCCACCAGCACGATGCGTTCCCGGAAGGCCCGCTCGATGAGACCGGTCGACTCGCCGCCGTACTCGCCGAACGCACCGCGGTGACTGCCGTCCCGGTGGCGCGCGGCGCCCTCGGCCGGCCGAGCGCGGCGCGACCGATCAGCCACCGTCGACCTCGATGACCGCCACGAACACCGCCGGGCCCGTGAGTCGGATCTCGTCACCTATGTCGACCTCCGCCGTGCCGCCGGGCATCCGGACCTGCACCGGGGTGCCGACCAGACCCCATCCGTGCGCGGCCACGGCGGCCGCGCAGGCCCCGGTGCCGCACGCCTCGGTGATCCCTACGCCGCGTTCCCACACCACCATCGTCACCTGATCGTCGCCGACGCCCGGGGCGATGAACTCGACGTTGACCCCGCCGGGGAACTGCTGCTCGAGCCAGGCCCCCTCGGTCGCCAGGTCGACGCTGGCCGGGTCAGGCACCTCGACCACCAGGTGTGGGTTGCCGAGATCGAGCGTGCGATACCGCCCGTCGAGCTCCTCGGCCAGCGGGCCGGGCACCGGCGGGCCGTCCTGCGCCCGGCCCATCCCCACCGTGGCCACCGACTCGGTGGAGGTGCCGGCTCGGACCGCCACCTCACGGACACCCCCGTCGGTGCGCACCACCACCGTCGCCTGGTCGCATCCCCGCAGGCGGGTGAAGGCCTGGGCCAGGCATCGGATGCCGTTGCCGCTCATCTCCGCCCGGCTGCCGTCCGCGTTGTACAGGTGCATGACGAGATCGACGCCCGCGTCGCGGTCCTCGCCGGTCGGGATGGCACCGCGGATCAGCCCGTCGGCGCCGATGCCGGTGCGCCGGTGGCAGAGACGGCGTGCCAGCTCGCCGTCGACCTCGACCGCGCCGCCGTTCGCCTCGTCGAGCACGACGAGGAAGTCGTTGGCCAGTCCGTGGTGCTTGGTGAGCTGCACGAGTCTCCTCGATCGGTGAGTGGGCAGGCGGCTCAGTCTCCCAGCAGGTGGGCGAGCTCGCCCACCGGATTGTGCCCGGAGGAGGCGTCGATCCAGACGAGGCGGGGGTCGCGGCGGAACCAGCGGAGCTGGCGGCGGGCGAAGCGTCGGGTGCGGGTGATGGCCCGCTCCAGCGCCTCGTCGAGGGTGCCGTGGCCTTCGAGGTGCTCGAGCAGCTCCTTGTACCCGAGCGCCTGACGGGCGGTGCGCGACATCCCCCGCGGGTCGGTGGCGAGGCCGCGGACCTCCTCCAGGAACCCGGCGTCGAGCTGCTGGCGGTACCGCGCCGCGATGCGTTCGTCGAGTTCCTCCCGAGGGACCCGCAGCCCGATCAGGCAGTACGGCGAGGGCGGGTAGGTGTCGAGGCCGGGCCCGTAGGAGGAGAAGGGGCGACCGCTGCCGAGGGTGACCTCCAGTGCGCGCAGCACCCGCCGGCGGTTCGACGGCTCCATCCGCGCCGCGGCGGGCGGATCGAGCTCGGCCAGGCGTCGATGGAGACGACTCGTGTCGGCCTCGGCCTCCAGCTCCGCCCGCACCTGCGGGAACCGGCCGGGGATCTCCAGGCGGTCGACCACCGCTCGCAGGTAGAGACCGGTTCCCCCGACGAGCAGGGCCCGGTGACCCCGGGCCTCGATGGTCGCCAGCGTCTCTTGGAACGCCCGCTGGAACTCAGCCACCGTGAACTCCTGCCAGGGGTCCACCAGGTCGATGAGGTGATGGGGCACCTCGGCCCGCTCGGCCGGCGTCGGCTTGGCGGTGCCGATGTCCATGCCTCGGTACACCTGCATCGAGTCGACCGACACCAACTCCAGCTCCGGATACCGGCGGGCCAGCGCGAGCGCCACCGCCGACTTGCCCGAGGCGGTGGGACCGACCAACGCCACGTGGCGGGCCGGCGCGGCGCCGCTCAGCCGGCCACCACCGGGATGCGCCGGCGATGGCGGGGCGCCGCGGTCACCGCCAGCAGGTCGCCACGCAGGAAGTGTGCGCTGGCATCCGTGACCCGCACCCGGGCGAAGGTGCCCGGCCGCAGGTGCTCGGCGCTGCGGAAATGGACCAGCTTGTTCTGCCCCGTGCGCCCGGTACGCAGCGACGGGTCCTTCTTGCTGGGACCTTCGACCAGTACCAGTTCCTCGCGGCCGATGCGGTCCCGATGCCGGGCCAACGCGGAACGCTCGACGACGACTCGCAGCCGCTCGAACCGTTCGGCCACGACCTCCGGGGGCACGAACCGATCGGTGAGCGCAGCGGCCTCCGTGCCGGGGCGAGGCGAGAACACGAAGGTGTACGCGCTGTCGTAGCCCGCGGCGGCCACCACCTCGAGCGTGCGCTCGAAATCCTGGTCGGTCTCCCCGGGGAACCCGACGATCAGGTCGGTGGTGACCGCGAGATCGGCCACCGCGGCGCGCGCGGCCTCCAGCCGGCTGAGGTACCGCTCGGCCGTGTAGCCCCGGTGCATCGCCGCCAGCACCCGGTCGCTGCCCGACTGTAGGGGCAGGTGCAGGTGGGGACAGACGGCGGGGTGGGTGGCCATCGCCTCGATGGTCTCGGGCCGAAGGTCCTTCGGGTGGGGGCTGGTGAAGCGGACCCGCTCGATGCCCTCCACCCGCGCCACCGCGGCGAGCAACTCGGCGAACAGCGGCCGGCGCTTGGTGAGATCGCGACCATAGGAGTTGACGTTCTGGCCGAGCAGGGTCACCTCGACCACCCCTTCGGACGCCAGCCGCTCGACCTCCGCCACCAGCTCGTCCATGGGGCGGCTGATCTCCCGCCCCCGTACCGCGGGCACGATGCAGAACGCGCAGCGGTTGTCGCAGCCCACCTGGATGGTGACCCACGCCGCGTAGTCGACCTCCCGCTTCACGGGGAGCGCGGACGGGAAGGCCTCCGCCTCGTCGAGGGCCTCGTCCCAGATCTCCACCACCGGCCCCTCCCGGCGGGCGCGCTCGAGCAGCTCGCCGGTGCGGTGCACGTTGTGGGTTCCCACGACCACGTCGACGTGGCTGGCTCGCTGGCGGATGAGCTCGCGGTCCTTCTGGGCGAGGCAGCCAGCGACAACGATCTCGAGCTCGGGCCGGGCGGCTTTGGCCGCCTTGAGGTGCCCGAGGGCACCGTAGAGCTTGTTGTCGGCGTTCTCCCGGATGCAGCAGGTGTTGAGCACGACCACGTCGGCCTCGTCGGCGGAGCTGGCCGCCACGAGACCCTCGCCCTCGAGGAGACCCGCGATCCGCTCCGAGTCGTGCTCGTTCATCTGGCACCCGTAGGTGCGGATGAAGTACCGGCGATCCACCCGGTCCAGGTTAGGAGGCGCCACCTCGACCGGCGAGACAGCACCGACCTCCGCGGGGCCCGATCCC is a genomic window containing:
- the hflX gene encoding GTPase HflX, with the protein product MADRSRRARPAEGAARHRDGSHRGAFGEYGGESTGLIERAFRERIVLVGVTLPPHTGEDTERSLDELALLVDTAGADAVDRVIQQRGAPDPATYIGKGKLAELRERCEELDADTVVFDDELTPAQQRNLEKELGRTALDRTAVILDIFAQNAHSQEGKAQVELAQLRYRLPRLRGKGRALSQQAAGIGTRGPGETQLEVDRRRLERRMHKLEADLRRIDRTRRTQAKARQRSSLHLVAIVGYTNAGKSTLLNRLTDAGVLVEDRLFATLDATTRRLHLPGGETVLLTDTVGFITKLPHQLVQAFRSTLDVVVDADLLVHVVDASAPDPEANIRAVEQVLAEIGAGSILQLMACNKADVAPGAASALVAAHSGAVAISARTGEGIDALLRAIGDRLRALTTIHELVVPYDRGDVLASLHREGEVLVETAGEGGVRVRARLDEASATRWHEFVVE
- the miaA gene encoding tRNA (adenosine(37)-N6)-dimethylallyltransferase MiaA, which encodes MALVGPTASGKSAVALALARRYPELELVSVDSMQVYRGMDIGTAKPTPAERAEVPHHLIDLVDPWQEFTVAEFQRAFQETLATIEARGHRALLVGGTGLYLRAVVDRLEIPGRFPQVRAELEAEADTSRLHRRLAELDPPAAARMEPSNRRRVLRALEVTLGSGRPFSSYGPGLDTYPPSPYCLIGLRVPREELDERIAARYRQQLDAGFLEEVRGLATDPRGMSRTARQALGYKELLEHLEGHGTLDEALERAITRTRRFARRQLRWFRRDPRLVWIDASSGHNPVGELAHLLGD
- the dapF gene encoding diaminopimelate epimerase, with the translated sequence MQLTKHHGLANDFLVVLDEANGGAVEVDGELARRLCHRRTGIGADGLIRGAIPTGEDRDAGVDLVMHLYNADGSRAEMSGNGIRCLAQAFTRLRGCDQATVVVRTDGGVREVAVRAGTSTESVATVGMGRAQDGPPVPGPLAEELDGRYRTLDLGNPHLVVEVPDPASVDLATEGAWLEQQFPGGVNVEFIAPGVGDDQVTMVVWERGVGITEACGTGACAAAVAAHGWGLVGTPVQVRMPGGTAEVDIGDEIRLTGPAVFVAVIEVDGG
- the miaB gene encoding tRNA (N6-isopentenyl adenosine(37)-C2)-methylthiotransferase MiaB, whose amino-acid sequence is MDRRYFIRTYGCQMNEHDSERIAGLLEGEGLVAASSADEADVVVLNTCCIRENADNKLYGALGHLKAAKAARPELEIVVAGCLAQKDRELIRQRASHVDVVVGTHNVHRTGELLERARREGPVVEIWDEALDEAEAFPSALPVKREVDYAAWVTIQVGCDNRCAFCIVPAVRGREISRPMDELVAEVERLASEGVVEVTLLGQNVNSYGRDLTKRRPLFAELLAAVARVEGIERVRFTSPHPKDLRPETIEAMATHPAVCPHLHLPLQSGSDRVLAAMHRGYTAERYLSRLEAARAAVADLAVTTDLIVGFPGETDQDFERTLEVVAAAGYDSAYTFVFSPRPGTEAAALTDRFVPPEVVAERFERLRVVVERSALARHRDRIGREELVLVEGPSKKDPSLRTGRTGQNKLVHFRSAEHLRPGTFARVRVTDASAHFLRGDLLAVTAAPRHRRRIPVVAG